The following proteins come from a genomic window of Musa acuminata AAA Group cultivar baxijiao chromosome BXJ1-7, Cavendish_Baxijiao_AAA, whole genome shotgun sequence:
- the LOC135678471 gene encoding putative disease resistance protein At5g47280 — translation METFFAGEIATELVKELLKVVRRTYLCRPAAEQLKRSVDALLPIVQEIRHSGVELPQHRQSQLSELADQLRLALDLARKAAASPRWNVYRSMQLAHRMERLDRWISRWVERHMPAHVLADVHHLRVDYSARLDRIERTLDMTAASAALAAARVPVAVGSVPFSGSPLTEMMDGLVPAAAAATVPVAVGTAPSSGLPVAEMMEGLVLRGEGEKPVGVGIRVGKERLKEMLMAGGDRAAVVGISGIGGSGKTTLAKEICRDPQIRSYFNDKIYFETVSQSPNLESLKLKLWEQITGNMVLGAYNQIPQWQMELGPRDKGPVLVVLDDVWALAVLEELLFRIPGYKILVVSRFKFPSVVKNNYEIELLGEEDALSLFCHAAFEQQSIPFTADKKLVKQVVEECKGLPLALKVIGASLRDQPPKFWARAKNRLARGEAICDSHENKLLEHMASTIGFLSGKVRECFLDLGSFPEDKRIPLDVLINMWMELHDLDEEDAFAILVELSNKNLLTLFKDAQNRAGDIYSSYMEFFVTQHDVLRDLALHVNNCEPLTSRRRLIMPRRENELPREWERNKDEPFEAQIVSINSGEMKESDWFHMHFPKAEVLILNFSADQYSLPPFLSTMPKLKVLVLINHGTSCTLMQNLSVFTTLNNLRSLWLEKIAVPPLPKTTVPLQNLRKVSLVLCELNNSLRGSKVDLSMTLPRLSHLTIDHCIDLTKLPSSICNIGSIQCISISNCHDLSELPGDFGKLSSLEILRVYACPSLKRLPQSICRLKRLKYLDISQSFNLRELPEELGHLTSLEKIDMRECSQLRTIPRSSSSLKSLGHVICDEEVALLWKEAERCIPDLRVQVAEECFNLDWLVE, via the exons ATGGAGACGTTCTTCGCCGGAGAGATCGCGACGGAGCTGGTGAAGGAGCTCCTAAAGGTTGTAAGGCGGACGTACCTATGCCGGCCAGCGGCGGAGCAACTGAAGCGCTCGGTGGACGCCCTGCTCCCCATCGTCCAGGAGATCCGGCACTCCGGCGTCGAGCTCCCCCAGCACCGCCAGTCACAGCTATCCGAGCTCGCCGACCAACTCCGCCTCGCCCTCGACCTCGCCCGCAAGGCGGCCGCGTCCCCTCGGTGGAACGTCTACCGCTCCATGCAGCTTGCCCACCGAATGGAGCGCCTCGATCGCTGGATTTCCCGGTGGGTCGAACGCCACATGCCCGCCCACGTCCTCGCCGATGTCCACCACCTTCGCGTCGACTACTCCGCCCGCCTCGATCGCATCGAGCGGACCCTCGACATGACGGCCGCCTCCGCGGCGTTGGCGGCTGCGAGGGTTCCGGTGGCGGTGGGGAGCGTTCCGTTCTCGGGGTCCCCGCTGACGGAGATGATGGACGGGTTGGtgccggcggcagcggcggctacGGTCCCGGTGGCGGTGGGGACAGCCCCGTCGTCGGGGTTACCGGTGGCAGAGATGATGGAGGGGTTGGTGCTGAGGGGAGAAGGTGAGAAGCCAGTGGGAGTCGGAATTAGGGTGGGAAAGGAGCGGTTGAAAGAGATGCTAATGGCGGGTGGTGATAGGGCGGCGGTCGTTGGAATCTCGGGGATCGGTGGGAGTGGCAAGACAACGCTTGCCAAGGAGATCTGCAGGGATCCACAGATTCGAA GTTACTTCAATGATAAAATTTACTTCGAGACTGTATCACAATCTCCAAACTTGGAGAGTTTGAAGTTGAAGCTGTGGGAACAAATCACTGGTAATATGGTTCTTGGTGCTTATAATCAAATACCACAGTGGCAGATGGAATTGGGGCCAAGAGATAAAGGACCAGTTCTTGTGGTATTAGATGATGTGTGGGCTCTTGCCGTGCTTGAAGAACTTCTTTTCAGAATTCCAGGGTACAAGATTCTTGTGGTGTCACGGTTCAAGTTCCCTTCGGTTGTCAAGAACAATTACGAGATAGAATTACTTGGAGAAGAGGATGCTTTGTCTCTCTTTTGccatgcagcttttgagcagcaatctATACCATTCACTGCTGACAAGAAGTTGGTAAAGCAG GTTGTTGAGGAGTGCAAAGGGCTTCCTCTGGCTCTGAAAGTTATCGGTGCTTCTTTACGAGATCAGCCTCCAAAATTTTGGGCAAGAGCCAAAAACAGGCTTGCTCGAGGAGAGGCCATATGTGACTCCCATGAGAATAAATTGCTCGAACATATGGCATCAACCATTGGATTTCTATCAGGCAAAGTTAGGGAGTGTTTCCTAGATCTTGGCTCCTTTCCCGAAGACAAGAGGATCCCTCTGGATGTGCTAATCAATATGTGGATGGAGCTCCATGATCTTGATGAAGAAGATGCTTTTGCCATTCTAGTGGAGCTTTCAAATAAAAACCTATTAACTCTGTTCAAAGATGCACA GAACAGGGCTGGAGATATTTATAGCAGTTATATGGAGTTTTTCGTTACTCAACATGATGTGTTGAGGGACCTGGCTCTTCATGTGAACAATTGTGAACCTTTAACTAGTCGAAGGAGATTAATTATGCCAAGGAGGGAAAATGAACTTCCAAGAGAATGGGAGAGGAACAAGGATGAGCCATTTGAGGCACAGATTGTTTCAATTAATTCAG GTGAAATGAAAGAATCGGACTGGTTCCATATGCATTTCCCCAAGGCTGAGGTTCTCATTTTGAATTTTTCCGCTGATCAGTACTCGTTGCCTCCCTTCCTCAGTACCATGCCTAAGCTCAAGGTTCTGGTTTTGATCAACCATGGCACCTCATGCACATTGATGCAGAATCTCTCTGTTTTCACGACTTTAAATAATTTGAGGAGCCTCTGGCTTGAGAAAATAGCTGTCCCTCCTTTGCCCAAAACCACAGTTCCCTTGCAAAACCTGCGAAAAGTCTCCCTTGTTTTATGTGAATTAAATAATAGCCTCAGAGGATCCAAGGTGGATCTCTCCATGACACTTCCTCGTCTCTCTCATCTAACAATAGACCATTGTATTGACTTGACCAAGCTGCCATCTAGCATCTGCAATATCGGTTCAATCCAATGTATAAGCATCTCCAACTGTCATGATTTGTCAGAGTTACCTGGTGACTTCGGTAAGCTAAGTTCTTTAGAAATTCTCAGAGTATATGCTTGCCCATCATTAAAGAGGCTTCCCCAGTCTATTTGTCGGCTGAAGAGATTGAAGTATCTCGACATTTCTCAGTCTTTTAATCTCCGAGAACTCCCAGAAGAGCTTGGTCATTTGACAAGCTTGGAGAAGATTGATATGAGGGAGTGTTCACAATTGAGGACTATACCGAGATCCTCCTCATCCTTGAAATCTCTGGGACATGTGATATGTGATGAAGAGGTTGCTTTGTTGTGGAAAGAGGCAGAAAGATGTATACCCGATCTTCGCGTTCAGGTAGCCGAAGAATGTTTCAACTTGGACTGGCTTGTAGAGTAG